In Anaerolineales bacterium, the following proteins share a genomic window:
- a CDS encoding XdhC family protein, which yields MNQNIYQALAELEKNNDSAALCTVTKSEGSTPRHVGSKMLVYPDGKFIGTVGGGDLEHRVLDEAWMALSDGKPRTLKYTLADPTRGDPGVCGGTVEVFVEPILPPATIVIVGGGHVGKAVVHLAKWLGFRVVVSDDRAEFCNAETVPGADAYFPIPMAELANQLQVTRQTFLVVTSRGSGIDAAGLPPLLESKAAYIGVIGSKRRWLTTVKALKEKGVSEELIKRVHSPVGLELNAETPEEIAVSIMAEILMVRDKGTGKQMKD from the coding sequence ATGAATCAAAACATTTACCAAGCCCTCGCCGAACTTGAAAAGAATAACGACTCCGCCGCGCTGTGCACGGTGACGAAAAGCGAAGGCTCGACGCCGCGACATGTGGGAAGCAAAATGCTCGTGTACCCCGACGGAAAATTCATCGGCACGGTCGGCGGCGGGGACTTGGAACACCGCGTCCTCGACGAGGCGTGGATGGCGCTCAGCGACGGCAAGCCGCGCACGTTGAAGTACACGCTCGCCGACCCGACGCGCGGCGACCCGGGCGTGTGCGGCGGAACTGTGGAGGTGTTTGTGGAACCAATCCTTCCTCCAGCGACGATCGTCATTGTCGGCGGCGGGCATGTGGGCAAGGCAGTCGTCCATTTGGCGAAATGGCTGGGATTCCGCGTTGTCGTCAGCGACGACCGCGCGGAGTTTTGTAACGCCGAGACTGTGCCGGGGGCGGACGCGTATTTCCCCATCCCGATGGCTGAATTGGCGAATCAACTCCAAGTGACGCGCCAAACTTTCCTAGTGGTGACCAGCCGTGGGTCTGGAATCGACGCGGCGGGTTTACCTCCACTACTTGAATCGAAGGCGGCATACATCGGCGTCATCGGATCGAAGCGACGTTGGCTGACGACCGTCAAGGCGTTGAAGGAAAAAGGCGTATCCGAAGAATTGATCAAGCGCGTCCATTCGCCGGTGGGGTTGGAACTGAACGCGGAAACACCGGAGGAGATCGCCGTGAGCATCATGGCGGAGATTTTGATGGTGCGCGACAAAGGGACGGGAAAACAGATGAAAGATTGA
- a CDS encoding MazG nucleotide pyrophosphohydrolase domain-containing protein: MDFQLMTKRAVEIRKQYEAKEKQLYGSAWTNDEITLGFVGDVGDLAKLIVAQNGKRNIPDSKDKLAHELADCLWSLLVISKLHDIDLEQSFAKTMDELEEHLSNP, encoded by the coding sequence ATGGATTTTCAGCTGATGACAAAACGCGCCGTGGAAATCCGTAAACAGTACGAGGCGAAAGAAAAACAACTCTATGGCTCGGCTTGGACAAATGACGAAATCACTTTAGGATTTGTCGGCGACGTGGGCGATCTGGCGAAGTTAATCGTCGCTCAAAACGGGAAACGAAACATTCCAGACAGCAAAGACAAACTAGCCCATGAACTCGCAGACTGTTTATGGTCGTTGCTTGTGATTTCAAAACTTCACGATATCGATCTCGAACAATCGTTCGCGAAAACGATGGATGAACTCGAGGAGCATCTGTCGAATCCATGA
- a CDS encoding DUF2283 domain-containing protein yields the protein MATVDLNHVLTFVPQVLQMHQKNIWLAYDEEADVLYVNFKKPSHADDSELLDNDVVVRYENEEMIGITIMNASKKVNTK from the coding sequence ATGGCAACCGTAGACCTTAATCATGTGCTGACATTTGTGCCACAGGTTTTGCAGATGCATCAGAAAAACATCTGGCTCGCTTACGATGAAGAGGCGGATGTGCTTTATGTCAACTTCAAGAAGCCCAGCCATGCAGATGATTCCGAGTTATTGGACAACGATGTGGTCGTCCGCTATGAAAACGAAGAAATGATCGGCATAACCATTATGAACGCCAGCAAGAAAGTTAACACAAAATAG